The genomic interval AAGCCACAGATGACGATGCTTGCAACTCTCTGATCATATGTGATGCGATACTCCATCCGTTGAAGAAATTCTCTGGACAGATCAATCGGAAGTGAAGATATCGATGGAGGActcaatgaatgaatgaatgcctTCAGAAACACACCCTCGCCCCTCCACCCTCACAGATTCTCCTGCAAATGTAGAGTGGCAGACGATGCAGCTATGAATTGGCCATTATATCACACCTAACTTCTGGGTTATTATCAAAATGTAGCGATGTTCCGCGAATGTACCTTTTTCATCCAGTACATCCAGCGGCACAACCACACACCAGAAGCCAGATAGCCAAGAAATACTATCGGTAAGAAGAAGTACAACAGCGGCCTGCACAGTACAATAGAGTCCAGTGAAGCCAGGTTCGAGCAAGATGAGTATACCCTTCTCTGCAGCAATGATATAGATGGAGATCTTCCCGTGGAAAcgatctcttctctttgcaCTGTGCGATACGATGTGGGCAACTTATATTATCTCAACCTTGCACGTTGATATGCGGTCCCTTTCCGACCTCTATGTGCGAAAGCAAAAGCGCGAACGCTTTGTGTCTATGCAGATGGAGGATTCTTGGAGGGTGGCAATACAATATTTTCTGGGTAGTAGGGGGAGGGGGTAAAGTGCAGTTGTAGATAATTGTGCCAGCTTCAATTGCATGGCGTATCAAGATTTTGTGTTTGTGGTGTTGTGTGTATTCAAAGTGTTACCATACCCTTTGTCTGCTCTGCGTGCTTTGCGCACCTAGATCTGCCCgtttgtttttcttctctaAAGTTATACACTCTTATGAGTGAACCAGCAGCCTGTTCTTTTCAAATCCGGTCACTTTTTGTTCAACAATTAATTTGTACGATCATGAAATTCTGATTAGAAGTAAAGTTGCCGCGTCCATGTAAGAACcatcaaagaaagaatggaaggGGACAGCTGATGAAATGGGGGGCAGAGGAGAAGAGGTGAAGAGGtgtgttgatgaagaattgggtggtggtgatggtggtgatggtggtgtgtgtgttgtTGATGGAGGTCGAGAAAGTACGAAAGAAAAGGTCAGATTTTGATGGCGTCGTGGTTGTTGTCGTGGAGTAAAGAAGGGAACAAGAGATTGCAGGAGGGAGCGATTGAAATTGAGGGAAAGCGTGGGAAACGAAAGTCAAAAGAGTTTTAGTTTCGCCTGCAGAACGTTTCGCCGTACAGGAAGAAGAGACCCCCTTGTACctgatgtgatttgatggCGCTAAAACATTCCTAGTTTAGATTCACATGATTCACATTCTTGGGCAGACACAAGCGCATGGGTTGCTCTGCTCGTGCAATTCACCATGAACGTTGATACTCTCATGCCGACGACCTAGATACCCAGGCACACGTGAAGGATAAGCTATCGCAGAACTCGCAGATGTGTCCTTGAGCTACAGTGCGGCGCAGgcaaatcatatcattccACACCCTTCTTGAATCTCATCGACGGAATACCAATACTTGGATCGTTGCCCATTTCACTGCCCGTGTTACATGATATATTCTAGCCAATTTGGCTGAATCACAGCCTTGGGCCTGGGGAATCAATAACAAATATGGCTATGGCAGCTTCAACTTCGCACAATTCCCTCCGGGATCGTCAGATCAGTATGTAAACAaatctcccctctcctctgccccctccccccaatcTTCTGCCTCTTCAGCATACTTACATCCTAACCCTCTTTCCATAGGATCCATCGAGCGCATGCTAAACCTGAACCACGACTCCCCCGAATCTGCGAATGCCCACGATCAAACATCACACACTGGAATTGCCGTGCCATCAGTACCGATTCtaaatgaagatggagaaccAATATGGAAGGTCTTGGTCTTTGATGATTTAGGACGAGATGTTATAAGTAGTGTACTACGAGTTAGCGACTTGAGAGCTTGGGGAGTTACAATGCATATGTATGTTGATGTGCGGGGAAGCAAGAGCTTCAATTTTACTTGCAAGTACTGATAAATTCAGGCACATTACAGCAAATCGACATCCTATTCCAGATGTTCCAGTATTATACTTGGTTGAACCTACAGAAGCCAACTTAAAGGGCATTACCAGTGATCTCTCGAAAGGTCTCTATTCCCCTGCCTACAtcaactttctctcctcGATACCCCGCGCATTATTAGAAGATTTCGCAAAACAAACCGTGGAAGCTGGAACATCAGAGAACATTGCACAATTCTTTGATCAATACCTAAATTTCATTGTGGGAGAACCGGACCTCTTCAGTCTTGGGATGAGAAAACAGAATACATACTGGGCATTGAACAGCGCAAAGACAAAGGATGAGGAATTGGACAACGTGGTTGATAGAATTGTCAGCGGACTCTTCAGTGTTATGGTCACAATGGGTAAGATCTTTACTATTTTTCATGAGTACGCAACTAATAATTTACAGGCGTTATGCCAATAATTAGATGTCCTCCTGGTGCAGCAGCAGAAATGATCTCTGCTAAACTCGATCGAAAATTGAGAGACCACGtcttaaattcaaaagacaATCTATTCTCCGGCCCTGCCAATCGTCAATCTAATATTGCGCCCTCTGCTCGACCTGTTCTTATTATACTCGATCGAAATGTTGATTTAATACCTATGCTGTCGCATTCCTGGACATATCAGTCACTTGTACATGATGTTCTCAAAATGAAGTTGAATCGAATTACTGTCGAGACACCAATAGATGAGGAGAATCCTGCAAAGGGTACAACCAAAAAGGCCTACGATTTGAATGCGAATGATTTTTTCTGGGCAAAAAATTCCGCTGTGCCATTTCCACAAGTAGCGGAGGATATTGATGCAGAATTAATGCGATACAAGGCCGATGCAACTGATATAACCAAGAAGACAGGTGCTTCTTCTATAGAGGATCTTCAAAATGATACAAGTGCTTCTGCACAACATTTGAAGGCTGCCATTACCTTATTGCCCGAATTGAGAGAGCGAAAAGCCGTGCTAGATATGCACATGAATATATTAGCTGGACTTTTGACCGGCATAAAGGATCGCCAACTGGATAACTTTTACCAAATGGAAGAAAATATCATGAAGCAAACAAAAGCGCAGATGCTTGAGGTTATAAACGATGCAGATAAAGGCAAAGAACCAACAGATAAATTGAGATTATTTATCATATGGTACTTGAGTACCGAACAAGAAATCACGAGGGCTGAGATGgacaaatttgaagaatcatTGAAGGCTGCAGGTGCTGACACTACATCTTTAGCATATGTCAAGCAGTAAGTTAACGAttcatttgttttatttagtTGATGCGACTAACAATTAATTCAGAGTTCGCACCACAACCCGTATGACAATGCTCACTACAGCTCCTACCCCTGCTTCTCAACCACCAAGTACATCTGGCGATCTTTTCCGTGGTctctcttccatttcctctcgCCTTACCACATCCCTTAAGGAAACTGGTATTACCACCAATTTCGATAATTTAATATCCGGAGTAAAGAATTTCCTTCCTGCAAATCGTGATCTTACTGTCACCAAAATCACAGAATCAATTATGGATCCTCAATCAGCTTCCAGTTCCGCAATAGCAAAAACAGAAGATTATCTCTACTTTGACCCTAGATCCGCAAATGCCAGAGGTACCGTACCACCAGCAAGCGCGAgtagaagaaatgaaatgccAGGAAGTCTACAAGGACCGGGTATTACACCAAGTTTTGGTATGCGTAGACAAGGCTTTAGTGAAGCAATTGTTTTTACAGTTGGTGGAGGTAGTATGGATGAATATGGAAATTTGCAGGAGTGGACGAGAAGGGTTAATAAAGAGGGTGGAGgagggatggggaagagaagagtggTTTATGGAAGTACAGAGTTGGTTAATGCGGAGGAATTTTTGAGCGGTGAATTAGGAATGTTGGGTGGTGAGTGCTCGTAGGTTGAgtgaatttattgatttgatatattatggatgaagaaaaatCACATTTTGATATGGAAATAAAAGGGAAAGTGTAAAAATAGCTGTATAGCAAGCCAAATGAAGTGTTTGAATGGAATATGATATGCGTTGTTTCCATCATTGGTTTTCTCTTCCTGAAATATAATCAAGTAGTTGTTCTGAATGTTTTCTCTTGGTATATGCTTCGATGTTTGCTTTTGTGACGTTTTTATATGATCTGATATCACATGATATGTCACAGTATGTTATAGTATCTTGTATCTTGCatcttatataatacttGATATTCTCGACTATCTTGTATCATGATagattgaggattgaggattggGAATTGAGGATTGATAGATGAAGTAAGATTACTagctaggtagatagataagtgtggaagagaaaggggaaagaaagaaggtaagcgagggagggagggacggagggagggagagatgTTCTTGAGATTGGGGTTGATATTGGGGTTGAGATTGGGGTTAGGGTTGGTGGTattgagatatgagatgagatgagtaGAGTAGTAGAAATATATcgcttttcctttcttttatATCACAGCTTtagattatatatctcaaagaTTATCTCTCTAAGCATCTAACTAATCTTTCTCAAgacatataatataacaaaacTTTCTATTCTTTCTCCTGCTTTgctattttgatttttctatACACTTCTCCTATATATCTCGAGATAATCTTCTTGTAAATTGAAGCGATCTTCTTAAGAATGTATCAtgaatcttctttcttttgattctctTTATCTCTCAATTTTAAAACTCTTAGTATTTACAAGTCATCGTATTAACTCCTTTCActcttcttttaattatcTCAAATCTAaactctctctccctctctctttaGAAGTTCTTTATCTTagagatatacatatatcgTTTGAGATGTAAAATGTTTAATagaatttcatctttttcttattttgatacgactatatattattagaaaagaatatccatctattcatctatctatctatctatctatctctcctctcttaagaatcaaaatataaaagaaatctcTATATAGTCTCTtctataatttatatcttatatatctcaaaaagcAATCTCTATAAAAGTCTAAACATTCTCTATCTAGAATACATATactaatatttaattattcatttaactattcatctttctttctttctttctttctactctcattctctcaaatACACCTATcagatttcaaatttcgaatttctatCACACATCTCAAAACTATCTCCTTCAAAACCTAgaacttctttctttaaaCTAAACCAACTCTCAAGTTCTATTACTATGAATTCCAAATCTCTCTTTTTAAGAATTCAGATAATCCTCTCTCAAACCTTTCTTTTTAAAGTCTaattatctctctctctctttcttttctctttcttttcaatatctatatctatatctatatctataacaattaaagaattcttttacttctcccccctctctctctacccCCCTTTCTCCATCCCCTCTCACAAAAGCAAACCTATCCCACctatcaaacatcaaacatcaaacatcaaacccCCATCACACATCTCAAAACACCCCATCTCCACACAAATCCAAACATCCTACTTTTACTCTCAAAACATACAATAACCTCTCTccccttttcccttcttcctccttcccccTTCCTTCTACAATTCCCACCctcatctatctacctaccatCTCAaaccctttctctttccctttccactcctttcccctttctctcttgaTCTCACAATCAAACTCACccccatcatctccatctccaaacatatcttcacttccacttccctTCCACTTCCCTTCCACTTCCCTTCCACTTCCTAACttctaatttctaatttcaatatccaaCACTTGAACACTCCTCCATTATCTAAATTATTCtctatttctaatttttttattattatttcttaatcttcattttcattttcaacctCTACTTTACATCTTCTATTTTCTACTTCCTATATTCTATCGCCTATTTCTTACCTTTCACTTCCTACCTCTTACCTtttatcttccatcttctacCTCTTATATCCTACCTCCTACCTCATACTTTACATTCTATACCATATACCATATACCATATACCATATACCATATACCATATACCACATACCCTCGctcatacccatacccattccATCCTCGGAAAATCACAATAGTAATCTGATTACTCAATCCTCACAAGCAGTTTTTTGTCTTCATACACTTACCTACCTATGCATCTGATCTCAAATTCCCTAGCAGAAGAGTCTTCTAAATCATATcgcatacatatatacatacatctacaCTGACACCCGATATGATACTCAAAAGTTGTACGCGTATTTGTGTTTGTATTATCCTATCTACGACCAACAAAAGCAATCTCACAAGATGAGCTTCCGGATTCATTACCGTTTTCCGTAACCGAGTGAGACAAAGTCATTCCGTACTTTCCCAACTCACTCCCCTCATTCCTCCTCACTACCCCACTAATCCTAGAATAACTTAATCTTTCTTATTAACCAACTTCAACAAAGTTGCGAAATCTGGAGTTCCTAATCCAGTCACTGGATCCCATCCCTTTGTCGCATTCCAACTAGCATATGGTACGAATGGAGTTGGTAAGCCGGAGTACACATCAATTCCTGTGCATCCTGTGCTACCTCCATGAACAATATCGGTAAGACCCTTTTTACCGATTGAGTAGAGCCAAGGGTTGAGGAAACCGAGGGGTTTGCGACCAGCGTTTAGACGGGCATTGTTGAGGAGGGAGATAATACCTGCGAAAGCTGGGGAGGATGCGCTAGTGGGAGATGTTAGTTGTGTTTAGGATGAATTGGGAtttagaagaagaggaaacgGATAAGATGTTAGGGTATGAGGGAGAAATAAGAGAATCAGTAATACCTAGTTCCAGAAAGTAATTGATCTTCTGCGACTCCGGTGATAGGATTAACATCACTAAAACATCATATTAGTATGAAAACTCACAAGCCACTTTATATGGGAAGAAAATACTAACACAACATGGAATCTAACACCTTGTGCCGCAACATCTGGGAAACCACGGCCCTTAGGATTGTAAAGACCCTTCCATCTAGAACCCAAAATCTTCAAGTATCCCTTAACAGCATCATCTTGATATGAAGGGCGAGGCCATCTATCACTGAATCCACCagatgagaaagaaactGCTGCTTCTGGTTCCACATATCGAGTGCCTCCTACTGAAGTAACATAAGGGCAAGCTGCTGGGAAGATAGGCAAGAATCTTGTCGTGTTCTTTCCGTCATTTGTTTGACAAGCTGATCCTACACCGGTATCtccagaagaaaagagaatagaTACACCTCTTAAACCTAATTGACCAAACATTTTACACACGGTTTTAGAATAAGCTTCTGGAACAGATtgttcatcttctccatatGAAGTTGTGATTGTTTGTGGCAATTGATTGTTTGGGAGACTCAACATGTAGTTGAGATAGTCCAAATATGgttcattttgattatcGTCAAGCGATGGTTGGTCAAGATCTGGAACGAGATCTCCTCGACCACCGGTACTGTAGTAAGTAATATTGGTATCGAAACCCATGGCAGCAACATATTGAATATCCAAATTCGCCTCTCCATCATTGTTTGTTGAGTTTTGTGTGTCCAAACCTCCATTGATGAGTGCATAGGAAAAGTTTTGGCTAACAGCATATGGAGCATATTTCTCCAAGAAAGCTTCTAGACCATCATATTTCGCCCATTGGCCAAGGTATCCGGCAACTCCTAGACGTGACTCAGGGTTTGCCTTGGCAGTGTAATCTCCAATGTTGTAAAGATCTCTGAGACATTGAGGGGTAATTGTGACATTGCAGGCAGTAGTGTTGAGTGTTGGTAAAGAAAGAGCACTAAAATCCTCACGGAATATTTGACTGCGTTGTGCTCTAATTTGACCAAATCTGGTTGTAGGTTGAATCATTGTAATGTGACTCGAAATCTcttttggaatggaatatcCCAAGGTTCGAATTTGCTTATTCTGCTTCTGGTCTTGATGAGCGTAATAATGGAAAGTGGTGTTCAACATATCTTCCGCTTGCTTGATGGAAGTACGGAAGTTGatccattctccatcatTGTGAATGTTTGACTCGGAGATACCAGATTTCTCCAACCATGATAGAACAGCTTGAGTAGATTGATCGGCTGGCTTGATGAATCGTTTAAGCTCTTCACGCTCAAGATGTTGGCCATATTCAATATGATCAGGCGACGAAACAGCATAAAGCTTTTGCTCGAAAAGTTCATGATCTGGTTGTTCCAAAGCAATTCGAAGCTTGATCGTCTTGTGTGGACGAGGTTTCTCGAGTTGAGCCCAACCCTGAGGAATTTCGCGAAGCGATTCCAAGAGCTCCAGGGAGGACTCGCATGCAGCAAAGCTACATACTGCCAAACCAGAAACCACGCGAGAGAACTTCATCCTGATCTTCAAAAGTTAGTGTGTTAGCAACATTGAATTCTCCTTTTAGTAATTGTGATCAACTCACGATATTGAGCCCGAGAAAGGACTATGAAGATGTATCAACAAGGGAACACCAGGAAAATCCGAGGTGTCGAGGTTGGACTTGGAAGAAAAGTGATCAAGGAGATGGGAATTGGCTTCCTTTTGTACTTGATTATACTTTATTGATGGCCCTCGCCATCGGCTCAACAGAAGAGGGGTAGATCGTAAAAAGTATTGTTATCTCATTCACCTAATGTAAGCCAAGAAAGATGTGAAGTATATGTTACAAAAGAGGCAGGTGCTATCGGCCGAATCTCTTGGTCAAATGGTGCCATTTGTCGTCCTCAAAGATCTAATTAAGTCTATGATGGTTGTGATTTACTAGATTTTATACCATTACACTCTAGCCTTGAAAGTTGCGCGTTCTCAATCTATCGTTGTCGTGGTATCGCTCTCTCGAGAAACATAGGATGAGATGGACACAAGGCGCGGACATAGATTTGGCTCCTGGTCTTGTCCATCATGCCATTACTTGATCTCAGCTTACAATGCGGCTTGGCCTGCATGCTCGACACGGTTTGGATATACCCTCATGCTCACGTCCTGCATTTCACTCGAAATGTCACCGATATGAAGTTGTACAGGTTTATCACCATCCGGATTCGGATAGTATCCCCGCCTTGTCCCAACTGTGAACGATGCACCGCGCCTTGGTATTTGTACACTACTCCTGGAACATATGCAGGTATCCCACCATTGTGATTGGATGTCCTATTTACCAGTCTTGGCTGACAttgtgaatatattgaatcgaTAGGTCCCATTGATCGGCTCCCTATCTTACACCTGCATCCGCGGTGAATGAAGCAAAGACATGCAGGGAGCGGATGAATCAATGGCCAGCTTGACGATTAATTTAGAGTCGtattatttgataattgattgagaaatgaaagttgggatgtggatgtggatgtggatgtggtggGCATTGTTTCGAAATGAAGGAGGGATAACTAATCGAAACgaaagatatcgatatcggCATCGGAAAATCCATTTCGGATCCCAACGGTCGGGTGGCTGCAAAttgatcatcaaatcaaattcttcctTGATTCAAGATATCCATTCGAACACTTTCATAAACACTTTCATATCCAACACAGAACTCCAAAAGCTACTCGAATACACCTAACAAGCAACTCCAGTATCTGCCAAAATGTCTACAGAACCCATTTCAGTCTTGTTCGTCTGCTTGGGAAACATTTGTCGTTCAACCATGGCGGAGGGAATCTTCAGATCCATGGTTGCCCAGGGTCCTTACGCATCCTTGGTCTCTAATGTTGATTCATGTGGTACCTTCATTCCGGTTAATGTTTCCTTCatatattttgagattaATTTTTGGATGTAGGAACTGCAGCCTATCATACTGGATCTTCCCCAGATTCACGTACCATGGCAACGCTTAGAGAGAATGGAATTTGTGATTATAAGCACAAGGCTAGAAAGGTAAGCTTTGTTCGATGCATTACACTACACTCTGCGGCTGGTTGCACTTTGTTTATTGACATCTCGTCTAGGTATCTATCAatgatttcaagaattttgattatatctTTGCTATGGATAGCAACAATCTTGAAGATCTCCTCTCTCTAAAAAAGAGAACTGAGGGGAAAGCCAAGGTTATGTTATTTGGAGAGTATGCTGGAGGTTCTAGCCCCGAGGAAGTAGACGATCCTTATTATGGTGGCAATGATGGATTCAAGGCTGCTTATGAACAGTGTACGCGGTTTTccaagaatttcttgaagGCGACTTTTCCGGATGTTGAGAAATGAAGGGGGTTTGATGTTATGATGCCGTGATGCCATGATGCCATGATGCCATGTATATATGATCTAGATGGAAGGATAGAGATCACAATTATATGAATGCCCATTAGTCCATGTATTAGTGGGGGATGCAATTTGACTTTTGGAGAAGGTTTTTGCCTTCACGATGACATGCATGGGAAAGTCTTCTTTTCATAGTGATTTTTTTATGTCATTATCAAAATGTCGGTGAGTGTGTTTCTTATGCGAAGATGGGGATGATAAGTGTCTGTCAACATAAGCCTCCTCTCAAAGAAACGATGTCCAGGCGAATGGATTGCTGACAAGACGAATAGCAATCGCATCCTCGGGAACCCACAAGTCTCAAGCATGCGAAGCAGAGAGATCTTTCAACGTTCTCATGTATACGATGTGATTACCCATGCGCATAAAGGCTGGCATAAATATTGACACGACCGTTGAAGCAAACTCCCCCACCATGGGAACCCCACTGGATAATTATCAGGTACTCGAATGGAGAACCTCGAAAACAGCAAACATGTGTGAAATCTTTGACGATGTTACCAAAATGCATTGCCAGCATTCAACAGCTGAAAGAAACTGCATATACGTTACCTTAATTCGTATTTGCAATCGCTTGAACCACTTACAGCCATCGCCGATGAATGAACGCGAATCTTTGGACATCTCAGCCACCATGTCCAAGAACTTGAGAGACGCAAGAACCTCGAGAACCTCAGGATCTACTCTCCAACGCGTGAAAGTATCGTGCAGGCGAAGCTAGGTATGAATATAAAGCATAATGTGACGTCGGGGAAATGGGGAAAATCGATCAATGACATAGAAGCCATACCGTAGATGCTTGAGCATTTATACTCAGCCTCAAACGTAGGCTTCCAAAAGGTATAAAAAAAGCTTTCGGATCAAAGGCTCTCTCACACATGGATCTTTAGAGTACCGACGGTGGCATCTCTTGCATAGCCGCATCTGTATTGCCCCAACAGGGCTACCTGGGTGTGTATGAAAGTCCAGATGATCATTGATTGGACGAAAGGAGAATGTGAAGTCTTGCTGCGGTACCTCGCCATGTGCACGTGTGCGGTTGAATGCATCTGTCTTTAGTGAAGTTTCTATTTTGAGACAGTTTTGAGTTCCGAGTTCTTAGTTCTGGGAGCGACGTGTTTCCCTCAACTCTCATTAGGATGTAGGTCGTGCAGCGCTTCgtgtgatgatgatttgacaAAGCGATCCTTCGCAGCCACCAGCGATAATAAGAGGTTTTCTGATATAGAAGTGCGAGATGAAAAGTGCCCGGTGCGAGAGGCGGGCTCGAGGTTGGGCCAGTTGGTTGTCAAAGAATGTAATTCATGATGTATTATTGTAGATCTTTATCTCTCCAGATCCAAGACCACTATCGAGCTTATTACTCAGATACTGATACCCAGCGTCATTTCTGAGAGGGCAGGGAAATCTGCTCCGTGCCATCCAACTTCACCCCCAAGCTCCCActatcgatatcaatatcgatatctgATAATGTGAAACCTTCGAACTGTCCATGTATCACCACAGAGGACGACTCGACGAGATACGTGATAGTCACCACCATGTACGAGAGGTGCAAGGGACATTCAAGGATTGCTTTGCCTTGGCAACCACTTTCTCAACACCCACTCTGTTTG from Botrytis cinerea B05.10 chromosome 9, complete sequence carries:
- the Bcltp1 gene encoding Bcltp1, producing the protein MSTEPISVLFVCLGNICRSTMAEGIFRSMVAQGPYASLVSNVDSCGTAAYHTGSSPDSRTMATLRENGICDYKHKARKVSINDFKNFDYIFAMDSNNLEDLLSLKKRTEGKAKVMLFGEYAGGSSPEEVDDPYYGGNDGFKAAYEQCTRFSKNFLKATFPDVEK